Sequence from the Montipora foliosa isolate CH-2021 chromosome 12, ASM3666993v2, whole genome shotgun sequence genome:
ATGTTCTACATACAATTtcgattccttcctcctgtgggatgtTAGTGTAAAGGCTAGTAACGTCCATTGAGACAAGGGTTGTGTCTCTTGCGACTTTAGTTTTCtctataaaatttaagaaatctgTCGTATCTTTGAGGTACGATTTTTGTGTTTTAGCAATAGGCTGAAGTAGGTGATCAACAAATGATGAGATTCGTTCAGTGGGGCCTTCGCAGCCTGATATGATGGGTCTCCCCACCGGgttaggtttgtgaatcttTGTAAGAGTGTAGAAAACAGGAATTCGTGGCGGGTTTGGGGTCACAGATaaccattttttagtcatgtcgTCAATGTGGTCTCCGTGATGGAGCGCATTGATGATCTCTTTTGCTTTTTGAGAGGTTTCTAATGCCAAAGGTGATGAAAGCGGCTTgtagttttctttctcgtcTAAGAGAACCTGACCCTCTCGTATTTTGTCTTTAACGCCTAATAATGTTATTGTTCTGCTTAAGCTCTTTAAGGGCTTGGCGTTCATTGATAGGCAAGTTGTTTCTAGGTTTAGAGATTTTGACCTCCGCTAGTTCAGTTTTGACCTCTTCTAGATATGAGTCAAGGGTGACCGATGGCTGAACCGGTGGCTCCCAATTAGATTTCACGTGGAAGGGATGTGGCTTTTTATCTTGGCCATAAAAGATGTATTGTAGACGCATTCGCCTAGCCAATGCTTTGAAATCGTGTAGGAGTCGAGTTCTTATGTGACTCTCGTTTGTCACGCGAGTAACATGCCCCTGCACCATgcatgtccctgcaacatgacctCTCGTGTCTGCCTACCTTTAATGCGCTCTGGGAGATTATCCCAGGGCTTAGGCGCACAAACAGAAAAAGCGTGATCCCCACTTGATTTTACTCCTTACAGACTCATAAGTTTCTAACAAATCACGAATAAAGCTAGGAATTGGTGGGCGAAACAGAGTCAAACGAGAAATAAACGTGAGAGTCATCGGTGTAAAAATGGAACTTCTTAATATTTGTATCTCATGGCCGTAGCCAGAACAAAATtctgactgaggcaatgtccgtggttaaattctcttcaaagGTATTTATTGCGTTTTTGATGCCTGTATTTAAGAACTGTGAACAGTTTATCAAGTTTGAGTGTCATAATGGTGTCACCTTTATTCTGGAAGAGGATGACTTAAGAATAACCTAACACTACCATTGCCTTATTAATATATGGGAAGACAAGAAAGGGACAGTAACTTACAACTTTGGAAATTCGTTGTTACATAACGCAAATATCTGTTGGtcttttttaaaatgggtggACCGAAACTAGTCAgcatgtattatgggatttagAATCATGTGATCGAAAGTACAGTAGTAATGTGATTTTTCATACATACTTTAGAAATCTGACTCTGTGTAGACTAGCgaaaaataatttgaatttCATGGTGAAATAAAGCATGCATGATTGTATGCTTTTAAGACTAGCTTTTCTTCTCGCAACATTCAAATTAGAAATGCTAGCCTTCTAGTCTTCGACATGAATATCCTCCTGCGAAAATCGAGCGTGCCTGTTCTATTGAGTGCACCTAACCACAAAAATGCTTTTCATGGTCAAGATAAATTGTAATCCAAAACACTAAAATGATGTATGAGTAATTTGACTTGTACCTTTCATTATTTTGAGGCAGGTGCACTTTAAAATGTTGTAGTTGAGTGACAATTCAAACTGGTTTAGGGAAGTTTTGAAACACAACTTGTAGACAGGTACGTGATCTATACAGTTTTGGGTTACAACTTAAGTACAGTACATGTCTTTCACTCAATCGATCCATAAGTAACATTGTTTTGGTAGTGAACTTTAATGCACTTAATACGGCACATTATAATGGTCTGTCGAGACACCTTCCTCTGTCTGTACCTTAAACAAGGAAATTGGATCTTTGAACCCAATTTGGCTCAGGCGAGCAATTTGAAGCAATACTAAGATTGTCAGAATACTACAGTGTTCCCTTTCAAAAGATGTATCCTCTGCTAACACAATATTGAACTCCTTCTTGAACTCTGTAAATGACAAATATGTTGTGGAAAAACTTCTCCGCCAGGCTTCCAACTCATTTCCCGAAATGCCACTAGCCATCCACATCAATGTAGACATTGGTTTGTACAGAAAATGAGATCTTGCCACCATGATAACATGATTTCAGAGCTGCTCTTGTGTCTTTGCCACAGCACAGGTAATGTTGTACTGTTCATACAACCCAAGTATAGCATTTTGTTGGTAAGCAGCTAGCAGCTCTGTTAAAAGTGCTTTTGTCACAATATCTCTTTCATACTGGCTCAAATACAGTAGAAAACACCTCTCTAGCATGCTTTCATCAACAGACTCTTCTCCatgaagtaaacaaacaaaagatGCCTCACAGAAACGAACTGGGATTTCCTTGGTGAGTAGCCATCCATGCTAAAGGATTCTCCCAAACTTCTGAAATACTGTTGCCATTTGCATTTGCTGGTGAGATGGGCAAAAAGAAACCTTCACAGTGTCCCCTTCAAAGTACTCCTCATAAGCAGTATTCCAAAGAGATGCAAACAAATCCCTTGTAGGTCCTCCAAAGTCCAGCCCCACCTCTCCCTTAAATTGGACATTCAATTTGCATTGCAGAATAGTATTGTCCTCATAGAGCTGCAGCATGTCGGAAATAACATTGGTGCGGGCTACTTGTATTCTACGGCAATGAGGGAGAGATTCCTCTGGTAAATCTGATGAAataggtaaaaaaacaaaagttgtaATGTACCCCTTTGAAAGTAACAACAGATTCTTCCTCCAAAGTTTGTAATAAGTCTGCAAACTGTACTAGGTACATGTATTCTCAGGTCAAGCAAATGCAGAAATCCAAATTTGGcattagttcaacaagaaataactGCACCACttcacactttttttttcactctctAATTTTGATGTAAGGGTAGTGGGAAGATGACAATGAGGATGATACCATGGGCACAAATACATGACTCTTGTATGTCTGTGTGTGTTTGAGCTGTTTCATCAGAGTTTAAGAATAAGTCGTAATCACACTATCCATTAATTTCTAAAGTTTAACGTTTCATACCTAACTGATCACTAGTGTATGAGGACAACGACATGCGAAAACGCCTCCCAGGGCTATCTTcctattaaaaaaataatagtaataaatgtGTCAGGCCTCGACAATAGAACGAAAATGTGTATATCCAACATCATACAGTATTCACAATAAAAAGAGACTCCACCAACCTGTGACCCATATTCGTCATTACTACTGCATTCTGAAGACTTCACAAGTTTCTCTTCATCAGTGCTGCTGAGATCAAATCACATTTATTAAAGAGAACAGCACTTTTTAACTGTAAAACACTCATGCATGGAATAAAAAGGCCACAAAATAACACTTCTGAATCATAAACTCAACGGTACTCATGCAATACAAAAATTCAAAAGCTCAGAAAATTGCCAAGTCCCGAAGATTGTTTATCAATCAAGGACGAATTACCCCTTTTACTCCCTTTCATCAGTTGTTTAGTTTACTCACTAAAtagattttctattttgtttccttGTCATGTAATGCTTTTAATTAGTAAGTTGTATGAAaacattttcttgtcactgtgaCTGCCCTAAAATCTAAATGTACATTTCGTTTTACtttgtattaattattttattagtaCTGTTATACTGTATTCATCCTGCATGTACACTGTGTACAGTATCACACCCACTAGAAGTTTttcaatacaataata
This genomic interval carries:
- the LOC137980811 gene encoding uncharacterized protein codes for the protein MNAKPLKSLSRTITLLGVKDKIREGQVLLDEKENYKPLSSPLALETSQKAKEIINALHHGDHIDDMTKKWLSVTPNPPRIPVFYTLTKIHKPNPVGRPIISGCEGPTERISSFVDHLLQPIAKTQKSYLKDTTDFLNFIEKTKVARDTTLVSMDVTSLYTNIPQEEGIEIVCRTYETFYGNELPIPTHFLREMQRLILKENSFHFQTHGTGMGT